The following are encoded in a window of Panthera leo isolate Ple1 chromosome B2, P.leo_Ple1_pat1.1, whole genome shotgun sequence genomic DNA:
- the PPT2 gene encoding lysosomal thioesterase PPT2, with protein MKSCGSMLGLRGLRLPPAGILLLLPFLPLLLLPAAPAPHRAPYKPVIVVHGLFDSSYSFRHLLEYINETHPGTVVTVLDLFDGRESLRPLWEQVQGFGEAVAPIMAKAPQGVHLICYSQGGLVCRALLSVMDEHNVDSFISLSSPQMGQYGDTDYLKWLFPTSMRSNLYRICYSPWGQEFSICNYWHDPHHDDLYLNASSFLALINGERDHPNATAWRKNFLRVGRLVLIGGPDDGVITPWQSSFFGFYDANETVLEMEEQLVYLRDSFGLKTLLARGAIVRCPMAGISHTAWHSNRTLYETCIEPWLS; from the exons GCGGGAGCATGCTGGGGCTCAGGGGGCTGCGGCTGCCCCCGGCGGGGATCCTGCTCCTGTTGCCGTtcctgccgctgctgctgctgcccgcAGCCCCCGCGCCCCATCGCGCTCCCTACAAGCCGGTCATCGTGGTGCACGGGCTCTTTGACAGCTCGTACAGCTTCCGCCACCTGCTGGAATATATCAACGAG ACACACCCCGGGACTGTGGTGACAGTGCTCGATCTCTTCGATGGGAGAGAGAGCTTGCGACCCTTGTGGGAACAGGTGCAAGGGTTCGGAGAGGCTGTGGCCCCCATCATGGCAAAGGCCCCTCAAGGGGTGCATCTCATCTGCTACTCGCAGG GGGGCCTGGTGTGCCGGGCGCTGCTCTCTGTCATGGATGAGCACAATGTGGattctttcatctctctctcctctccacaaATGGGACAGTATGGAG ATACAGACTATTTGAAGTGGCTCTTCCCTACCTCTATGAGGTCTAACCTCTATCGGATCTGCTATAGCCCCTGGGGCCAGGAATTCTCCATCTGCAACTACTGGCACG ACCCCCACCACGATGACTTGTACCTCAACGCCAGCAGCTTTCTGGCCCTGATCAATGGGGAAAGAGATCATCCCAATGCCACTG CATGGAGGAAGAACTTTCTTCGTGTGGGCCGCCTGGTGCTGATTGGGGGCCCTGATGATGGTGTTATTACCCCCTGGCAGTCCAG CTTCTTTGGTTTCTATGATGCAAATGAGACGGTCTTGGAGATGGAGGAGCAACTG GTTTATCTGCGGGATTCTTTTGGGTTGAAGACTCTCTTGGCTCGGGGAGCCATAGTGAGGTGTCCGATGGCTGGGATCTCCCATACGGCCTGGCACTCCAACCGTACCCTTTATGAGACCTGCATTGAACCTTGGCTCTCCTGA
- the EGFL8 gene encoding epidermal growth factor-like protein 8 produces MGSRDEPCSLLGGLSFLLLLMSVQGAKGGSLKESQGVCSKQMLVVPLHYNESYSQPVYKPYLTMCDGRRICSTYRTTYRVAWREVRREVPQTHVVCCQGWKKRHPGALTCDAICAKPCQNRGVCVRPEQCECAPGWGGKHCHVDVDECRTGVALCSHRCLNTAGSFTCGCPQGLVLGLDRRTCTEGALEPPTGANILSVAVREAEQDERALRQEIWELQGRLERLEQWAGQAGAWVRAMLPMPPEELHPEQVAELWGRGDRIESLSDQVLLLEERLGACSCEDNSLGPGLNLNRRPIRNPSRAPAP; encoded by the exons ATGGGGTCCAGGGATGAACCGTGCAGTCTCTTAGGCGgactctccttcctcctgctaCTGATGTCAGTCCAGGGGGCCAAGGGTGGATCCCTCAAAGAGAG CCAGGGGGTCTGCTCCAAGCAGATGCTCGTGGTCCCCCTCCATTACAACGAGTCCTACAGCCAACCAGTGTATAAGCCCTACCTGACCATGTGTGATGGAAGACGCATCTGCAGCACCTACAG GACCACATACCGTGTGGCgtggagggaggtgaggagggaggtgCCGCAGACCCACGTCGTGTGCTGCCAGGGCTGGAAGAAGCGGCATCCAGGGGCCCTCACCTGTGATG CCATTTGTGCCAAGCCGTGTCAGAACCGAGGCGTCTGCGTTAGGCCAGAGCAGTGCGAGTGCGCcccaggctggggtgggaagCACTGTCATGTGG ACGTGGATGAATGTAGGACTGGTGTTGCCCTCTGCTCGCACCGTTGCCTCAATACCGCAGGCAGCTTCACTTGTGGCTGTCCTCAAGGCCTGGTGCTGGGTCTGGACAGGCGCACCTGCACAGAGGGCGCCCTGGAGCCCCCAACTGGTGCCAACATCCTCAGTGTGGCAG TTCGGGAAGCAGAACAAGATGAGCGTGCCCTGAGACAGGAGATTTGGGAGCTTCAAGGGCGCCTGGAGCGGCTGGAGCAG TGGGCAGGTCAGGCCGGGGCCTGGGTCCGAGCCATGCTGCCCATGCCACCTGAAGAGCTACACCCGGAACAGGTGGCAGAGCTATGGGGCCGTGGCGACAGGATCGAGTCTCTCAGCGACCAAGTGCTGCTGCTGGAGGAGAGGCTAGGTGCCT GCTCCTGTGAGGACAACAGCCTGGGCCCGGGCCTCAATCTCAATCGGCGGCCAATAAGGAACCCCTCCAGAGCCCCTGCCCCCTAA
- the AGPAT1 gene encoding 1-acyl-sn-glycerol-3-phosphate acyltransferase alpha has translation MELWPGVWPVLLLLFLLLLFLLPTLWFCSPSAKYFFKMAFYNGWILFLAVLAIPVCAVRGRNVENMKILRLMLLHIKYLYGIRVEVRGAHHFPPSQPYVVVSNHQSSLDLLGMMEVLPGRCVPIAKRELLWAGSAGLACWLAGVIFIDRKRTGDAISVMSEVAQTLLTQDVRVWVFPEGTRNHNGSMLPFKRGAFHLAVQAQVPIVPIVMSSYQDFYCKKERRFTSGRCQVRVLPPVPTEGLTPDDVPALADRVRHSMLTVFREISTDGRGGGDCLKKPGGVGDARL, from the exons ATGGAGTTGTGGCCGGGGGTATGGcctgtgctgctgctgctcttcCTGCTGCTGCTCTTCCTGCTGCCCACCCTGTGGTTCTGCAGCCCCAGTGCCAAATACTTCTTCAAGATGGCCTTCTACAATGGCTGGATCCTCTTCCTGGCGGTGCTCGCCATCCCTGTGTGTGCTGTGCGAGGACGCAACGTTGAGAACATGAA GATCTTGCGTCTGATGCTGCTCCACATCAAATACCTGTATGGGATCCGGGTGGAGGTGCGTGGGGCCCACCACTTCCCTCCCTCACAGCCCTACGTCGTGGTCTCCAACCACCAGAGCTCACTCGACCTGCTTG GGATGATGGAGGTACTGCCAGGCCGCTGTGTGCCCATTGCCAAGCGTGAGCTGCTGTGGGCTGGCTCTGCTGGACTGGCCTGCTGGCTGGCAGGAGTCATCTTCATCGACCGGAAGCGCACTGGGGATGCCATCAGTGTCATGTCTGAAGTTGCCCAGACCCTGCTCACCCAGGAC GTGCGGGTCTGGGTTTTTCCAGAGGGCACGAGAAACCACAATGGCTCCATGCTGCCCTTCAAACGTGGCGCCTTCCACCTTGCAGTACAGGCCCAG gttCCCATTGTCCCCATAGTCATGTCCTCCTATCAAGACTTCTATTGCAAGAAGGAGCGTCGCTTCACTTCGG GGCGATGTCAGGTACGGGTGCTGCCCCCAGTGCCCACAGAAGGGCTGACACCAGATGACGTCCCAGCTCTGGCTGACAGAGTCCGGCACTCCATGCTCACCGTTTTCCGGGAAATCTCCACTGATGGCCGGGGCGGTGGTGACTGTCTGAAGAAGCCTGGAGGGGTGGGCGACGCCCGGCTCTGA
- the RNF5 gene encoding E3 ubiquitin-protein ligase RNF5, which translates to MAAAEEEDGGPEGPNRERGGAGATFECNICLETAREAVVSVCGHLYCWPCLHQWLETRPERQECPVCKAGISREKVVPLYGRGSQKPQDPRLKTPPRPQGQRPAPESRGGFQSFGDTGGFHFSFGVGAFPFGFFTTVFNTHDPLRRGTGVDLGQGHSASSWQDSLFLFLAIFFFFWLLSI; encoded by the exons ATGGCGGCAGcggaggaggaggacgggggcCCCGAAGGGCCAAACCGcgagcggggcggggcgggcgcgaCCTTCGAATGTAATATATGTCTGGAGACTGCTCGCGAAGCTGTGGTCAGTGTGTGTGGCCACCTGTATTG TTGGCCCTGTCTTCATCAG TGGCTGGAGACACGGCCAGAGCGGCAAGAATGCCCAGTGTGTAAAGCTGGGATCAGCAGAGAAAAGGTTGTCCCTCTTTATGGTCGAGGGAGCCAGAAGCCCCAGGACCccag ATTGAAAactccaccccgcccccagggccAGCGACCAGCTCCAGAGAGCAGAGGG GGATTCCAGTCATTTGGTGATACCGGGGGCTTTCACTTCTCATTTGGTGTTGGTGCTTTTCCCTTTGGCTTTTTCACCACCGTCTTCAACACCCATGACCCATTGCGTCGGGGTACAG GTGTGGATCTGGGACAGGGTCACTCGGCCTCCAGCTGGCAGGACTCCCTGTTCCTGTTTCTCgccatcttcttctttttctggctgCTCAGTATTTGA